From the Elaeis guineensis isolate ETL-2024a chromosome 16, EG11, whole genome shotgun sequence genome, the window GATATCAGATGCCCAGATTTATACTGCTGCTAACCCATCTTTTTCTGCTTTCTAGATTGAGAACAGGAAATGTCCTCTTTAACTATAGATACTACAACAACACACTGCAAAAGACtgaaggtctctctctctctctctctctctctctctctctcccccccctccctcccccccACACTGGCGCCTGTGCCATTATCCGGGTGTTTGCTTGCACTTGCTTCATTTGTATGTGACATAATTCCATCTCTCTATGTGTGAGTGTCCGTGCTCGCACTATATGATACTTAATTCTACGTATAGTTGGTTTTTTATTCAGGACTTCATGCTACAGCAGGAATTTTTGTCATGGAACCATGCAGCCTCCCATTgagcaggaggaggaggaaaggggggggggggtgccTGTGGTTTGTTCTACATCCCAGACATATAGTGTTTTGATGTTGGTCTTGGTTGTCCCACTAATGAAGTCGCACATAACGGGGCAACTTTATTTGGTTTAAACAATGGGGAGGGAAGGGGGGAATGCGGAAGGAGGGTTGGACCGGTGGAGAATTGAGCTCGATTTGTTCGCATTTTATTTTGTAGTGAGAAAAGATGAACTAATCCCTTTTTCATTTCACTGATTAGATGAGGCGGATGGGTTCACCTCCACAAATTAAAAGCAGGAAATATTATGTTTTGGCAATTTAGATCAAGCTGTTTTGTTAGAATGCCTTTTGAGAGCTCATTTCATTTATCAATTAGAAGAAATCTTATAAGATTGATTGGGGTCAGTGACCTACTTGTTTTATAATATAGTTATGTGATAAAGGGAATGTAAGTTCTGAATCCAGCAAATGTCACATGGTTATTAGTACTTTCTGTTTATTATGTGGCGTGCACCTGGAAATGTGTTGCAAAAGCCATTAAGGGCTATAATTTTCTAACAAGTTTTTGTTACTTTGAATTGAAATTTTGGTTATGCTGCAATTGATACATTTATCGTGTATGTCACATCTTCCTCTTTTAATCTGCTAAGGAGTTGCCTAGTTACTTAAATGAGAGTGCTGCCCTTGTTCCTCACCCAAACCCTTGATTACATTATTGTGGTATTACTATAATCAAGGTCTTTATTAAAGTCAAATGTTGACCTCAGTGAAATGGCGTGCCTTACTGATTAGTATGTATGCTTaactatatttttaaatggagcaATTTAGGATCGTGCTTTATGTTGATTCAATTGGCTAATTAATTCGGGTAATCACACATACGAAATACATTGGCTGAAACAAAATGACTCACCAGCTAACTGTTTTGTCTGATGGAtgtattgaaaataatatttggtACAAGCCTCTTAACCAACATCCAAAAGTAgtgcttcctttctttttctcttacttAAGCtacttagatctattttttttgtGATGCATAACCTATAGTTGAACTAGCCAAAGCAATGAGAAATCCAATAACGTCATTGAGCTCGTAAAATGGTACCTACTGATACAATAGAATGTGCACTTTATGCACTTTAACCATTATTCAATGAATTTCTTACCAAATTAGACTGTTTGAACATATTTGGAGTTTTCCTGCACGTATCTTAGCTAGCCTTGTTTCTATTTCATATGTTCTAAAGTTTAGAATGCTGCTGACATGAGGTGATGAGTGGTGTTATGTCCAGAAACCTTAGGTGATCACTTTCATGCAACATTAAAATATATTTGCCAAAGTAATATTACTTGAGCAAAATCTATATAGGAGTGTCATGTTATAAGCGTTAATGGTGGGTGGGAAGCATCACTATATTAACTTATTATTTAATTTCGAGTTTTACCAATTCATTTTTTTATAAACAGTCACTGAAGACTTCTCCTGTCCATTTTGCTTGGTGCAATGTGCAAGCTTCAAGGTAATCTTTTGCTCGTCTGCTTACTTTTTCCTCCTCCTGACATTAGTTTTCTTTGTTGACTTGtattcttctacatctctccgaCATTTGTTAATTTTGCTGTTTTATAGGGTTTAAGATATCACTTGACTTCTTCCCATGACCTATTCAATTTTGAGTTCTGGGTTGGTAAACTTCCGAGATCTTCAGTCATATTTCATTAAATCACCTGTTGAGCATTGAAATAAACATGTTGCTGACTTACATGCAGGTAACCGAAGAGTACCAAGCTGTGAATGTCTCTGTAAGGATGGATACATGGAGATCTGAGGTTATACTCCATCATCATTGAAATATATTAAATAGTAATTTTTTCATAGATTCTGAAGTTGTAGGATGGTGTTTGAAGTAGAATATTACTATGCAATAATCTGCCCGCTGATAATTAGTCGGTGCATTTCTAGCTGTTTTTAGGATACATGACATGAAATGGATACATAGTCTGTTGTAATTTCTGTATTTTATTGAGCCAAGTTTACAGGATTGCTTTTTGATTCTACTGAATTCTGATGGCAAATAGTGAAAAAGGCTCTTCCAATAGATAATATACTCTGTCATTATTCTATGCTGAGAATATACATAAATAAAATGGATTGCAAAACACTTCTCATGTGTCTTTAACAAACAAAACCTGTGCTTTCACCCTGTTCTTGAAGAAGGTAGCCTTGAAACAGAGCTTTCATGAATATTTGAGTACTTTCATGTGCATATTTTCTTTGCTAAGCTGTTATTGGGAGGCATTAACTCTTGAGCATTAAACAATTACATATATCAATTGATGCTTAGATGATACTGCAAGGATGTGCGGTTATCCTCAAGTTTTGGAAAAGTCATATGGTTAAGGAGCCTTTGCATTTCAATTTGTTCTCTATCTGAAATCATGACTTTGTAGGTTTTATCTGATGGAGTTGATCCAAGGTTGCAAACCTTTTTTTACTGGTAATTTTACTGCACATTATTTTAGTTTTTGCTGAAAATTTTATTTGCATGGATATACGTTATAAattcattgtttttttttttccaactgaAAATGTGAATCTTATTGGTAGCTCAAAATTTAAGAGGCGTCGAAAATCAAAAAATCTGGTTCACAATGTAAGCCATGTGCATCCACATGTTTTGGAGTTAGAATCTCCAGAAGCAGCCCAAGAAGGTTCTCATGAAGATTATGCACAGAAGGAAAATGGCACATGTTCCTCTCACAGGCCCATTGCCTATCCGACAGATGTCGCACTTATAAATGGTTATAATGGTATGTTTCTTATTCATTTTCTTCATGTACATTTACTTATTTCTCACTGATAGTCTGAATATTTATTTATGAACCAGATAGTGGCTCTTATAAAGAAGAGAAGCTTCACAAATCATCATTCAGTGAAGCCCAATTGATATCTGCGAGGCATAAATCTGAAAGCTTTGGTTCAGAGAATCATCATGCTGCAGAGTGCACGGAACTTGGCTCATCTAGCCCTGATACCACAGGTATTTGTGCTGCTACAGCTCAAGCTTCTATCAGTAATGATTGTGCTCAACCTGGATCTGGAAGCAATCTAGCACCTCCAACTGTGCTGCAGTTTGCAAAGACTCGGAAACTCTCTGTTGAACGAACTGATCCCAGAAGGTGGGCTTCTAAACATTGTAGGTTGTTCATGCTTAGAGAACTGTTTTAATTATCCCTAGTTAATGTGCAATAATTGCCTTTAATTCTCGGCAGCCTTACATCAATAGCAGCTAACATGtgaaaaagtttttattttttactgaTTCTCTTTGCATTACAGCCGTGCACTGCTACAAAAGCGCCAATTCTTTCACTCTCACAGAGCTCAGGTATGCATATCTCTCTTCTTTGGATCAGTTAATTATCTAGTATTGGAAATTTCTTTATTTGCCTAGTTAGTGTGGTCTATGTGTTTCTAGACTTAATCCGATATTTTACCTCTTATCTGCCAGTACTAGGCTCCTGCATCAGTTTGAGAACTTGATGCTTCGCCTTATCAAGGTTCCAAAAGCGGCTGCAGTATGCAGGTGGCCAAGGTACCGCATAGTGCCTAATTGCTGTGTAGCCATTTAGGCAGACATCTATGAAGTTCATATTTAAaagtattaaaagataaataaactCACAATAACAGATAGAAATAGAAAATCTAGAAAAAACTTGAGGaaaatacagaaaaaaaaaagattgtagaGGAGATGGAGGGGCTATGCGTCTGGGCCTTGTGTGTCGCATTTGCTGGTTTGAGATTCTGGGAGATTGTACGGTGGGTGATTAATCCCAGGTAGAAGATTGCAACTTCCCTGGGCCACATGCACTGACACAGTCAGGAGGCTTTTAGTACTTTTAGTGTCACGACAAACATCTGTTCCTACAAAATGGCATTATTGAGATTACAGCAGTAATAGGCCTACAATGTTTGCAACGACCATTATGAAGATGGTAAACTAGGTTGGTTGGTCATTGATGGCAGTGAATGTGAAGGATATTGTTCCACTGGATTGCAGGCACCCATTGATGATGGGCAATAGAGAGGTGGTGTTTTAAGGAGAATTGCATTGTTCTACATTAGTGGTTATGCAGGCTTTTCTAGGTCAATTTACTTCATTGACATCGAAATGCTATAATTTTGCCTCTATGCGGGCTCTGTGTTTTATGCTTATTCAAATTTATTCACTTCGTGTAATTGACTTGCATAATTACCTTCTCGAGCTGATACTGGTCATGTATGTGACTTCTGATTAGCTTAGTTATTCATCATTTATACACTGTCGTTTGAAGTATTATTACGTTCTTATGGCTGAATTCATAGTGAGATATAATGGAGTTGAGCGTGTCTCTGGTGAGTTTATTAATGGCCTCTTTGGCATTGCTtttgtttcttattttcttttcaaaaaaaatacagaaacTAAGACAAAAACATATTtggtgttattatttttattttctatctttTAAAGTTATTTTCATTAtctaaaaaaaaagtaaaaaaaaaaaatttactttcagtATTTTCAAAAACAAAAAACTTATGTTTTTACCAGCACCAGCAACACAACCGCCACTACTGCTTCCACCATCATCGCTGCTGTTGCTACTGCTGTTGCCTCTGCTACCACACCACTCTTGCCATCATCATCTCCATCGCCACATTTCCAGTGCATCTGCCATCACCACCGTCAGTGCCACCATCACTATTGTTGCCTTGTCCAGCACAATGCTATTGCCATCATCGTCATCTTGGTCACATTGTTGGTGCCCTTGCTGCCACCATTGTCGCCGCTACCATTATCACCATTGTTGCTTTTGCTGCCACTACCGTCGCCACCATGGCACCACCCCTTCCACTATCGGTGCCACCATCAATGGTACCATTGTCACATCCACCATGTTGCCGCCACCACCCATAGCACCACCATCACCATTGTCACTACCTTCGTCATACCACCACCAGCCCTGCCACCAAAAGCATCACCACCTCTACTGTATCTCTGTTACTATCCCTGCTTTTGCCACCACTGCCatgttttttcttaaaaataattgGCTATATCAAACATGTTTTGCTTAAAATATTAGAAAAGACAGAAATAGAATTTCTGTTTTctatctataaaaataaaaattgaaaatgatGCCAGATGGGTCTAaggttattattttttctttttcaacatTTAATTCTtgcattttttatcaaaaatcctATCCTTTTTATTTCTGAGACATGCAGAGTTTGTTAAAAATGATGTGTTTATTATGTTTAAAGCCAATGGCGTTGGAGCAAGTATTTTCAGATCGGGACAGTGAAGATGAAGTTGATGATGACATTGCTGATTTTGAAGATCGAAGGGTAAGATATGGTGATGATGCTGCATTTTTCGTTTCTTCTTTAATTCGAATTTTATTACAGTCAGAATGGAAAAAATATATTATTCTGTGTCTGGAATGTTATATTTGCTTGCATAATTGCCAAGTCAATCATCTTGAAGATTTCTTTTTTGCCTGGCTTGAAACTGTGGTTCTCCCATATCATACTGGTTGCGTATAATGTGCACCCTTTTGGTTATCTCATTCATTGTACtggtattttattatttttacaccaTGAACTGAAAATATCGTGTTTATCTCGATGACCATAACATGATGCAGATGCTTGATGATTTTGTGGATGTGACAAAGGATGAGAAGCAAATTATGCATCTGTGGAATTCATTTGTGAGGAAGCAAAGGTTAGcatttatctttttaaaattcctttagttttctttccaTTAATCTTGCTTTTGGTAATTTAAGTCTAAGGATTAATCTTAACCCTAGACTTGATTCTGTTAATTTTATTGTTTCTGTTCTCATGTTTGCCTAATCATCACATTGTAGCACAATTACACCATCCATTATTGAATTGTGGGATTTAGCAAATTATGAAGTAATGTCAGGGCTTTGTGATAACTATAGCAGGTGTTATGCAAATCGAAAAAAATTGGATGCCATGGAGGTCAATTTAGGATCTTGCTTTAAGATATAACTGAATAACACTAAATAATGACAACCTTATGATAACTTGGGTAAATATCATATACAGTAAATGTATTTTGTTTAAATATACTCGCCCTTTACACAATGAATCCATGACACCAGGTATTTCGTTTCTGTAGAGACTGGTGAGTTATTGACACCACAAATTTGTAgccgtttttttttttccttttttggagATGATACCAGAAAAATATGCTTACCTTGGACAGTTAAGCTATAACACCTTGTCTATTCTTTCCTCGTAGCTCAATTTGAGTTGGAAAATGTTGGTTAAAACATTAAATTTTTAAACTTAGGTCCTAATGAGAAATATGACCATGTGCTTTACAGGGTTCTAGCAGATGGTCACATTCCTTGGGCATGTGAGGCATTCTCCCAGCTTCACGGACAAGACCTTGTGCGAGCTCCTGCTTTGCTGTGGTAAGTCTCTGTTGTATGATGGTTTGCCTGCAGATTGACATGCATATTCTTGCACATTTGTCctctattcttcttctctttttttctttttcctccatGCTGCAAGAATTTTTTTTGCTTCGAACTACGATGCAGAATGTTTTAGCACCCCTGAACGTGCATCATTAGATGCTTATCTTTATGCTTTAAGTTAACATCTTTTATGCTGTCCTTGTATGGATCCATTTCTTATTCAAATTGCATCTTGTGCATTACGAGTTGCTACTTCTGGACCAGCTAATTCATGAAGGGATTATTAAGAGGACGTGTCCTACTATATTCTAATTACTATTCTTCATGCATAAAATAAATACTGGCAGATGGACTTCACCAGTGAACTTGTTGATATGTTTAAGATAGTTTTTCCCCTATGTTTTTTAACTGATCCATTAAGTTGATATGttcattaagaaaaaaaaaactattgaCAATCTTTTGTTGCATGAGCAGGTGTTGGAGGCTATTTATGATTAAACTTTGGAATCATAGTCTCCTTGATGCTCGGACCATGAACAAttgtaatataattcttgaaagaTTTCAGAACCAGAGCTCAGATCCCAAGCAAAGCTGAGAACTTGATTCGCTCATTAGATTGGTCATTCCTGCAATTGAAGCCAACTGATTTGCCAATCCCAGGCCCCTACCATTTTTTTGGGGCGGTTTTTTTTCCTAAATTATAAATGTAAGCAGTGGGGTTATCATTGTTTTATAGGGGGTTCATTGTTTTCATTTATAGACGGTTTTAAGGAAAGGATGGGGAGGAAGCCGCCTTCACAAGGGATGTACTGCAGTGTATCATGTCATTTTTACATGAATATTGATATTTTTTAGAACTTAAAAAGTGAAATAGTCATTCATTCTAATACCAAGTGATTTAActttaatatcttttttttttcctgaaaatTGTCTGTCCTTATTTATTTTATGAGAAACCCAACACCCTTGCTCCCAAGGACAAGACCGTTCGTCCCGGTACACTGGAATCCAAATTAATCTAGTCACTGACGCATGGAGGGGTTCATCGAAGTTACTCTTTACCTGCTACAGGTGGTGATGCTAAATCTTTTCATAGTAGTGGAGTTCTTACTTCATCTATCTACCTTATGTTACATTATTGTTGGGCAGCAAGGATGGCTCAAGAAGTCAGCTCTATATGAAAGATCGTGAGGTATGTAACATCAAGTTGGGTacgattataaaaataataataaataatttatatgaatatatttttaatttttaatttaattttatttatattttttatattaaaaaatgataaatCAATTATTTTAGTTATCAATATGTTTAAATATAATTCAATCGTTCTTTTTATCAATCAGCGGTATTaaatttttctttctaagaaAAATGGGATGAGGGAAGAAGATATGTCAGTAAAAAATGAATTATAGGAGGAGAATAACAAGAAGAAGAGggtagagaggaagaagaagggagaaTGGGTTAAGAGTGGAGATAAAAGGGATGATTTTTGGGCGGTTTGGAGGAAGAGATGGATAAAGAGATAAAATggataaggagaaagaaaaaaagtagaGGAAGTCGTCATGGAGGAGAAAAAAATGAGTGAGAATGAAGGGAAGAACAAAGGATCTTTTATCGATGAAAAAAGGGATGTAAAGGAGGCCAtatacacacgcacacacacacatatatatatacatgcatgcatgcatacatatatatatatatacaaacatacagatatacatacagacatacatacaaacatacttacacacacacacacacacacacacacacacatatatatatatatatatatgtatctatctatttgtgtgtgtacacacacatatatatatacatacaaacatatatgtgtgtgtatacatacatacatacatacatacatacatatatatatatatgtatatatatatatatatatatatgtatgtatgtatgtatgtagtttgtatgtatgtatgtatgtatatatgtatgtataaataaatatatatatatatatatatatatatatatatatatatatatatgtatgtatatatatatatacacacatatatgtatatatatatatatatacacacatatatgtatatatatatatatatacacatatatgtatatatatatatatatacacatatatgtatatatatatatatacatatatgtatatatatatatatgtatatatatctatatatagatacatacatatacatacacatatatatatatatatatatatatatatatatatatatatatatatatatatatatatatatataggtatgtatgtatgtatatatagatacatacatatgtatgtatatatagatatatatacatacatacatacatacatacatacatacatacatatatatatatatatatatatatatatatatatatatatatatatatatatacacatacatacatacatacatacatatatgtacatatatatatatacatacatatatatatatacatatatctatatatacatatacatatatctatctatatatatgtatatatatatatgtgtgtgtgtgtgtatatatatatatatacatatagatctatatatatgtatgtatatatatatatctatatatatatatatatatatatatacatatatatatatatatatatacatatatacatatatatatatatatatacatacatatatatatatatatatacatacatacatacatatatatatatatacatacatacatacatatatatatatatacatacatacatacatacatacatacatatatatatatatatatatatatatatatatatatatatatatatatatatatatatatacatacatacatacatatatatatatatatatatatatatatatatatatatatatatat encodes:
- the LOC105032924 gene encoding polycomb group protein EMF2B-like isoform X2 — protein: MPGLPLAVRETTCSHSRTADQMCRQQSRVRLTAEEQLAAEESLSVYCKPVELYNILQRRAIRNPSFLQRCLQYKIEAKRKRRIQIAVSLSGNINVEVRPQDLFPLYVLLGRPVGDVTEHHAVYQLSRACVISTFNEYGKKDQIEANFVIPEIKKLASDARVRNLNIILISSGEPKGASGESHLLVDHEELTSFPKLEGNCLWGKIPINSLCSSLEKCVTLSLGHKAEMLSTVNMHPSSLEPKFLNQNNCMTFRFHNMDFMNSYQVQVSICAQEIGARETSPYDSYSYDDVPTSSLPHIIRLRTGNVLFNYRYYNNTLQKTEVTEDFSCPFCLVQCASFKGLRYHLTSSHDLFNFEFWVTEEYQAVNVSVRMDTWRSEVLSDGVDPRLQTFFYCSKFKRRRKSKNLVHNVSHVHPHVLELESPEAAQEGSHEDYAQKENGTCSSHRPIAYPTDVALINGYNDSGSYKEEKLHKSSFSEAQLISARHKSESFGSENHHAAECTELGSSSPDTTGICAATAQASISNDCAQPGSGSNLAPPTVLQFAKTRKLSVERTDPRSRALLQKRQFFHSHRAQPMALEQVFSDRDSEDEVDDDIADFEDRRMLDDFVDVTKDEKQIMHLWNSFVRKQRVLADGHIPWACEAFSQLHGQDLVRAPALLWCWRLFMIKLWNHSLLDARTMNNCNIILERFQNQSSDPKQS
- the LOC105032924 gene encoding polycomb group protein EMF2B-like isoform X4, which codes for MPGLPLAVRETTCSHSRTADQMCRQQSRVRLTAEEQLAAEESLSVYCKPVELYNILQRRAIRNPSFLQRCLQYKIEAKRKRRIQIAVSLSGNINVEVRPQDLFPLYVLLGRPVGDVTEHHAVYQLSRACVISTFNEYGKKDQIEANFVIPEIKKLASDARVRNLNIILISSGEPKGASGESHLLVDHEELTSFPTELEGNCLWGKIPINSLCSSLEKCVTLSLGHKAEMLSTVNMHPSSLENSYQVQVSICAQEIGARETSPYDSYSYDDVPTSSLPHIIRLRTGNVLFNYRYYNNTLQKTEVTEDFSCPFCLVQCASFKGLRYHLTSSHDLFNFEFWVTEEYQAVNVSVRMDTWRSEVLSDGVDPRLQTFFYCSKFKRRRKSKNLVHNVSHVHPHVLELESPEAAQEGSHEDYAQKENGTCSSHRPIAYPTDVALINGYNDSGSYKEEKLHKSSFSEAQLISARHKSESFGSENHHAAECTELGSSSPDTTGICAATAQASISNDCAQPGSGSNLAPPTVLQFAKTRKLSVERTDPRSRALLQKRQFFHSHRAQPMALEQVFSDRDSEDEVDDDIADFEDRRMLDDFVDVTKDEKQIMHLWNSFVRKQRVLADGHIPWACEAFSQLHGQDLVRAPALLWCWRLFMIKLWNHSLLDARTMNNCNIILERFQNQSSDPKQS
- the LOC105032924 gene encoding polycomb group protein EMF2B-like isoform X1, producing the protein MPGLPLAVRETTCSHSRTADQMCRQQSRVRLTAEEQLAAEESLSVYCKPVELYNILQRRAIRNPSFLQRCLQYKIEAKRKRRIQIAVSLSGNINVEVRPQDLFPLYVLLGRPVGDVTEHHAVYQLSRACVISTFNEYGKKDQIEANFVIPEIKKLASDARVRNLNIILISSGEPKGASGESHLLVDHEELTSFPTELEGNCLWGKIPINSLCSSLEKCVTLSLGHKAEMLSTVNMHPSSLEPKFLNQNNCMTFRFHNMDFMNSYQVQVSICAQEIGARETSPYDSYSYDDVPTSSLPHIIRLRTGNVLFNYRYYNNTLQKTEVTEDFSCPFCLVQCASFKGLRYHLTSSHDLFNFEFWVTEEYQAVNVSVRMDTWRSEVLSDGVDPRLQTFFYCSKFKRRRKSKNLVHNVSHVHPHVLELESPEAAQEGSHEDYAQKENGTCSSHRPIAYPTDVALINGYNDSGSYKEEKLHKSSFSEAQLISARHKSESFGSENHHAAECTELGSSSPDTTGICAATAQASISNDCAQPGSGSNLAPPTVLQFAKTRKLSVERTDPRSRALLQKRQFFHSHRAQPMALEQVFSDRDSEDEVDDDIADFEDRRMLDDFVDVTKDEKQIMHLWNSFVRKQRVLADGHIPWACEAFSQLHGQDLVRAPALLWCWRLFMIKLWNHSLLDARTMNNCNIILERFQNQSSDPKQS
- the LOC105032924 gene encoding polycomb group protein EMF2B-like isoform X3, producing the protein MPGLPLAVRETTHSRTADQMCRQQSRVRLTAEEQLAAEESLSVYCKPVELYNILQRRAIRNPSFLQRCLQYKIEAKRKRRIQIAVSLSGNINVEVRPQDLFPLYVLLGRPVGDVTEHHAVYQLSRACVISTFNEYGKKDQIEANFVIPEIKKLASDARVRNLNIILISSGEPKGASGESHLLVDHEELTSFPTELEGNCLWGKIPINSLCSSLEKCVTLSLGHKAEMLSTVNMHPSSLEPKFLNQNNCMTFRFHNMDFMNSYQVQVSICAQEIGARETSPYDSYSYDDVPTSSLPHIIRLRTGNVLFNYRYYNNTLQKTEVTEDFSCPFCLVQCASFKGLRYHLTSSHDLFNFEFWVTEEYQAVNVSVRMDTWRSEVLSDGVDPRLQTFFYCSKFKRRRKSKNLVHNVSHVHPHVLELESPEAAQEGSHEDYAQKENGTCSSHRPIAYPTDVALINGYNDSGSYKEEKLHKSSFSEAQLISARHKSESFGSENHHAAECTELGSSSPDTTGICAATAQASISNDCAQPGSGSNLAPPTVLQFAKTRKLSVERTDPRSRALLQKRQFFHSHRAQPMALEQVFSDRDSEDEVDDDIADFEDRRMLDDFVDVTKDEKQIMHLWNSFVRKQRVLADGHIPWACEAFSQLHGQDLVRAPALLWCWRLFMIKLWNHSLLDARTMNNCNIILERFQNQSSDPKQS